In Salvelinus alpinus chromosome 22, SLU_Salpinus.1, whole genome shotgun sequence, one genomic interval encodes:
- the sst1.2 gene encoding somatostatin 1.2, whose translation MKVCRIHCALALLGLALAICSQGAASQPDLDLRSRRLLQRARAAGIATQEWSKRAVEDILSQLSLPEAQESEVSPAEAKDDLRMELERSVGSPNNLPPRERKAGCKNFYWKGFTSC comes from the exons ATGAAGGTCTGCCGAATCCACTGTGCCCTGGCCCTGCTGGGTTTGGCCCTGGCCATTTGCAGCCAAGGAGCCGCCTCGCAGCCCGACCTGGACCTCCGCAGCCGCAGACTCCTTCAGAGGGCTCGTGCCGCTGGCATTGCCACACAG GAGTGGAGTAAGCGAGCGGTGGAGGACATTCTATCCCAACTGTCTTTGCCTGAGGCCCAGGAAAGTGAGGTGTCCCCAGCGGAGGCCAAAGACGACCTGCGTATGGAGCTGGAGCGCTCAGTGGGCAGCCCCAACAACCTGCCCCCCCGCGAGCGCAAAGCCGGCTGCAAGAACTTCTACTGGAAGGGCTTCACTTCCTGCTGA